In Amycolatopsis sp. FBCC-B4732, the genomic stretch GCGCGATCTCCGCCGCGGCCAGCCACGCCTCGGCCTTGCCGACCTCGATGCCGGCCCGCCGCACCCGCTGGCTCGTCTCCCGGAAGCGGGTGAAGAACCGCCGCTCGCCGCCGATGCCCCGCAGGATCCGCAGGCCGGACACGATATCCGCGCCCAGCGCGTTGACGTCCCCGCGCTGCTCACGCTGCTTCGCCTTGCGCTTCTGCAGCGGGGCGAGCAGCGGGCCGATGCCGAGCACCGCGACCGGCACGCCGACCAGCGCGACCACGCCCAGCAGCGGCGACGTCGAGACCAGCCAGACCGCGACCACGACGAACGCCAGCAGCGAGCCGAACGCCCGCCCGGTCATCTCGACCGTGTTCCCGATGTGGTTGATGTCGGTGGTGCTGACGGCGACCAGGTTGCCGGTCGTCGTCTGCTCGCGCAGCCCGGCGCCGACGCGGGTGGTGTGCGCCGACACGGTCCGCTGGGTGGTGCCCGCGCCGTGCAGCCACAGGCCGTAGTTGAGGAAGTGCAGCCAGGTCCCGAAGACCGTCTGCACCAGGCCGAGCACGGCCGCGACGAGCGCCCAGCGCCCGACCGCGGCACCGTCGTGCGCGGTGATCGCGCCGATGCCCTGGCCGACGACCAGCGGCAGCAGCGCGCCGGGAAGCGCCCAGACGACACCGATCGCGGCGGCGCCCAGCACCGTCCCGAGCCGGGCCCGGAAGACGGCGAGCAGGAAGCGGCTCGCGCTCGGCCGTGCGGGCAGCCGCAGCGGCGGAAGGGGGTATGTGGCGGAAAGCACGATTGTCGACGGTAAGCCGACACCCGGGCGAAGGCGACCGATTTTCGCGCCGCGCGGCTCGGGGGACCCCCGGTTTCAACGTTACTCGCGGGGTCCGACAATTCCGGGCCCGCGCACTCGGGGGCGCCCCGGGTCGTCCCCATGCCGGGCCGCGGTGTCGCGCCGCTCACACCCGCCGGGGGCCGTCCGATTTCGGTGGCCCACCGTCCGGGGCGCCACCGGCCTGCCCGTATCCTGGCGGCCGTGGCGAACCCTGACACGGACACCGTGACCAGCACCGTTGACACCACCGAGCGCGCCGGGGCGACCCCGGAGCACACCCAGCCGTATCGTGAATTGGGCCTCGCCGACGACGAGTACGCCCGCATCCGGGAGATCCTCGGCCGCCGGCCCACCGATGCCGAGCTGGCGATGTACTCGGTGATGTGGAGCGAGCACTGCTCCTACAAGTCGTCGAAGAAGCACCTGCGGTACTTCGGGGAGACCGCCACCGACGAGATGAAGGCCAAGATGCTGGCCGGCATCGGCGAAAACGCGGGCGTCGTCGACATCGGCGAGGGCTGGGCGGTCACCTTCAAGGTGGAGAGCCACAACCACCCGTCCTATGTGGAGCCGTACCAGGGCGCCGCGACCGGCGTCGGCGGCATCGTCCGCGACATCATGGCGATGGGCGCGCGGCCGCTCGCGGTCGCCGACGCGCTGCGCTTCGGCCCGGCCGACGCCCCCGACACCAAGCGCGTGCTGCCCGGGGTCGTCGCCGGCGTCGGCGGCTACGGCAACTGCCTCGGCCTGCCCAACATCGGCGGCGAGCTCGTCTTCGACCCGTCCTACGCCGGCAACCCGCTGGTGAACGCCCTGTGCGTCGGCGCGATGCGCGTCGAAGACCTGCACCTGGCGTTCGCGTCCGGCACCGGCAACAAGATCATCCTGTTCGGCGCGCGCACCGGCCTCGACGGCATCGGCGGCGTTTCCGTCCTGGCGAGTGACACCTTTTCGGGTGACGAGTCCTCGGGCGGCCGCAAGAAGCTGCCGAGCGTCCAGGTCGGCGACCCGTTCACCGAGAAGGTGCTCATCGAGTGCTGCCTCGAGCTGTTCGCGCAGAAGCTCGTCGTCGGCATCCAGGACCTCGGCGGCGCCGGCCTGTCCTGCGCGACGTCCGAGCTGGCCGCGGCCGGCGACGGCGGCATGCACATCTACCTCGACCGCGTTCCGTTGCGCGCCACCGGGATGACCCCCGCCGAGGTGCTCTCGAGCGAGTCGCAGGAGCGCATGTGCGCGGTCGTCTCGCCGGAGAACGTCGAGGCGTTCATGGCGGTCTGCCGCAAGTGGGACGTCATCGCCACCGACATCGGCGAGGTCACCGACGGCGAGCACCTGGTGATCACCTGGAACGACGAGGTCGTCGTCGACGTCCCGGCGCACACGGTCGCCCACCAGGGCCCGGTGTACGACCGGCCGATCGAGCGTCCGTCCACTCAGGACGCGCTGATCGCGGACACGTCGGCGAAGCTGCCGCGTCCGTCCACTCCGGACGAACTGCGCGCGGACGTGCTGCGGCTGATCTCGTCGCCGAACCAGGCGTCGAAGGAATGGGTCACCTCGCAGTACGACCGGTACGTGCGCGGCAACTCCGTGCTTTCGCAGCCGTCGGACTCCGGCATGATCCGGATCGACGAGTCGAGTGGCCGTGGCGTCTCGGTCGCGACGGACTGCAACAGCAAGTTCGTCTACCTCGACCCGTACCGCGGCGCGCAGCTGGCGCTGGCGGAGGCGTACCGCAACGTGGCCACGGGCGGCGCGACCCCGGTCGCGGTGTCGGACTGCCTGAACTTCGGCGCTCCCACCGACCCGGGCGTGATGTGGCAGTTCGAGCAGGCGGTCCACGGCCTCGCGGACGGCTGCGTCGAGCTCGGCATCCCGGTGACGGGCGGCAACGTGAGCTTCTTCAACCAGACCGGTTCGACGGCGATCCTGCCGACCCCGGTGATCGGCGTCCTCGGCGTGATCGACGACGTCACCCGCCGCATCCCGACCGGCATCGGCGCGGAAGCGGGCGAAACCCTGCTGCTGCTGGGCGAAACGCACGACGAACTGGACGGTTCGGCCTGGGCCCGCGAGCTCCACGGCCACCTCGGCGGCGTGCCCCCGAAGGTCGACCTGGCCCGCGAGAAGCTGCTGGGCGAGATCCTGGTGGCGGGCTCCCGCGACGGCATGATCTCGGCGGCGCACGACCTTT encodes the following:
- the purL gene encoding phosphoribosylformylglycinamidine synthase subunit PurL, producing MANPDTDTVTSTVDTTERAGATPEHTQPYRELGLADDEYARIREILGRRPTDAELAMYSVMWSEHCSYKSSKKHLRYFGETATDEMKAKMLAGIGENAGVVDIGEGWAVTFKVESHNHPSYVEPYQGAATGVGGIVRDIMAMGARPLAVADALRFGPADAPDTKRVLPGVVAGVGGYGNCLGLPNIGGELVFDPSYAGNPLVNALCVGAMRVEDLHLAFASGTGNKIILFGARTGLDGIGGVSVLASDTFSGDESSGGRKKLPSVQVGDPFTEKVLIECCLELFAQKLVVGIQDLGGAGLSCATSELAAAGDGGMHIYLDRVPLRATGMTPAEVLSSESQERMCAVVSPENVEAFMAVCRKWDVIATDIGEVTDGEHLVITWNDEVVVDVPAHTVAHQGPVYDRPIERPSTQDALIADTSAKLPRPSTPDELRADVLRLISSPNQASKEWVTSQYDRYVRGNSVLSQPSDSGMIRIDESSGRGVSVATDCNSKFVYLDPYRGAQLALAEAYRNVATGGATPVAVSDCLNFGAPTDPGVMWQFEQAVHGLADGCVELGIPVTGGNVSFFNQTGSTAILPTPVIGVLGVIDDVTRRIPTGIGAEAGETLLLLGETHDELDGSAWARELHGHLGGVPPKVDLAREKLLGEILVAGSRDGMISAAHDLSDGGLIQTLVETILIGQCGARIFLDSDQDPFVQLFSESAGRVLVAVPRTEELRFTEMLTARGLPWRKTGVVDPESGTLELQGITEFSLDELRGAWEGALPALFD